The following are from one region of the Silene latifolia isolate original U9 population chromosome 9, ASM4854445v1, whole genome shotgun sequence genome:
- the LOC141598450 gene encoding spermidine hydroxycinnamoyl transferase-like — MIEEERNTIKIKSRHLVKPCEPTWNGIVPLSELDQVGIITHSSHVHFFHKPIDEEWLNPCENRVLITLKESLSRTLVSFYPLAGRLRSLSGGRFELECNAMGVELIDAESKLKITDYGDLYSSSQKYMDLLPKMDYHAHGKPIDDIPVLVVQVTRFECGGISFGMSVSHVVVDGRSAFHFTKEWARLARGEKLIKIEPCHDRRSLLADEVIAGAMDLDFEPGNCFTELYSDQVEDSVTPCDEGPGNYFSQLYSGQVEKLEWGKKVTPTFILLSKEKIERLKEVANTNEDGHGRPYSRFEIITAYMWTCVSKARDLNTEEITTLAVCVDVRGRLEPPLPSSYFGNAIVDVEATSNVGELLSRHLSYACSRVREAIEKVMGEYVSSTIEYLKNKKGLAKYQYIDDRGNIECPSSTTDDYNVDVMSWLNLSDLRIDFGWGKDFYTGPCIVNGFDGDIMLFPCDNAGSVVVSVCLLPKEKFLEYVNSPIV; from the exons ATGATAGAAGAAGAgcgaaacaccataaaaattaaGAGTAGACACTTAGTAAAACCATGTGAGCCAACATGGAATGGCATTGTCCCACTTTCTGAATTAGATCAAGTAGGCATCATTACACATTCATCCCATGTACACTTCTTCCATAAACCAATTGATGAAGAATGGCTCAATCCTTGTGAAAATAGGGTTCTAATAACCCTAAAAGAGTCGTTAAGCCGCACATTAGTGTCATTTTATCCACTTGCTGGACGATTGCGGTCTTTAAGTGGGGGTCGATTTGAGCTTGAGTGCAATGCCATGGGTGTCGAGCTCATTGATGCTGAAAGTAAGTTAAAAATAACTGATTATGGTGACTTATACTCAAGTAGTCAGAAATATATGGATCTATTACCTAAAATGGATTACCATGCACATGGGAAACCCATCGATGATATTCCGGTTCTCGTTGTGCAAGTCACACGGTTTGAATGTGGCGGTATAAGCTTTGGAATGTCGGTCTCCCACGTGGTTGTTGACGGGAGAAGTGCATTCCATTTTACTAAGGAATGGGCAAGGCTGGCTCGAGGTGAGAAATTGATTAAGATAGAACCCTGCCATGATCGAAGATCCCTACTCGCTGATGAAGTTATAGCAGGTGCCATGGATCTCGATTTCGAGCCCGGGAACTGCTTTACTGAACTCTATTCGGATCAAGTAGAAGACTCCGTCACACCTTGTGATGAGGGGCCAGGAAACTACTTCAGTCAACTTTATTCAGGTCAAGTGGAAAAGCTTGAATGGGGAAAGAAAGTTACACCAACCTTTATATTACTCTCTAAGGAAAAGATAGAGAGGTTAAAGGAAGTTGCAAATACTAACGAAGACGGGCATGGGCGTCCGTACAGCCGCTTCGAGATTATTACGGCCTATATGTGGACTTGTGTAAGCAAGGCACGAGATCTCAATACTGAAGAAATTACAACCTTAGCTGTTTGTGTTGATGTACGTGGTCGTCTCGAGCCACCATTACCGTCAAG TTACTTTGGGAATGCAATTGTCGACGTGGAAGCTACAAGTAATGTAGGAGAGCTCCTTTCACGTCATTTAAGCTATGCATGCAGCCGTGTAAGGGAAGCAATAGAGAAGGTAATGGGTGAATATGTATCCTCAACAATTGAGTATTTGAAAAACAAGAAAGGTTTAGCTAAGTATCAATACATAGATGATCGAGGAAACATCGAGTGCCCTTCTTCAACCACTGATGATTATAATGTTGATGTTATGAGCTGGCTAAATCTCTCCGATCTCCGAATCGATTTTGGTTGGGGAAAGGATTTTTATACTGGACCATGTATTGTTAATGGCTTTGATGGTGATATTATGCTTTTTCCTTGCGATAATGCCGGATCGGTCGTCGTTAGTGTCTGCTTGCTACCCAAGgaaaagttcttggaatatgtCAACTCTCCAATTGTATGA